A single genomic interval of Aedes aegypti strain LVP_AGWG chromosome 1, AaegL5.0 Primary Assembly, whole genome shotgun sequence harbors:
- the LOC5574979 gene encoding zinc finger protein 91, whose product MDCTEPEKCFTCFRRTDNYIRITSVSASGENLEEIFAKHFWFTKEQFVQKIICGSCWERIDDFHRFYCEVEKTHCGQLVEVKVEVQEDDEGGKKPVIQMDDDDEEPFNEVFAEALCKVEHKEVKSSEGEDREDDDDEEMDDEEDDDDDEEFDAAKDVKESESESDQPLAKRRAQRKKPRRKVSSSNTRGRNSYSLRCKLCDDEGEAADVYATFYRLKKHFQEVHKCPAFAICCKRKFTNREHLSRHFRTFHDKSKSKDKKINDEKKLAKRCAECNVYFKDEKGLAKHLFLMHTPDEHKQFKCDLCMKAFADEELLRIHVNWHFQVQQKDHYCELCDRYFVGAYNLKTHIEKHHFSKVATEQDKADTEQEKAVSDIQPAANNADDDASNDSDQSESEAPVVSGRKWTPEAIAKEEEIIHKVLTLNCIVCNEEAATFQLLKKHCREKHGQKSTKVFCCERSFGRRSRLYEHCLSVHVQPDAFECEHCGRRFTESSGLQHHKWWMHTPASERPFKCDICGNTFMKEYLLKQHIQRHVEQERKSFQCKECDRTLSTAFQLKAHMQSLHGEPSNWVCDVCAKGFPHRSLLEQHRLAHTPEGLAKISEQCKKCNKWYNSRKSFVKHRRRCGVHEPVKCEFCPHVAVNDLAMKSHLKLRHTNRPKYPCTYCGKEFSRELRLKEHEANHAGIVLYKCEYCPRMCNSSSNMYTHKKVAHPEQWAQKMAARYAPPPAVAAAAAAAEVLQ is encoded by the exons ATGGACTGCACCGAGCCGGAAAAATGTTTCACCTGCTTCCGCCGGACGGACAACTATATTCGTATCACAAGTGTTAGCGCAAGTGGGGagaatctggaggaaattttcgcCAAGCACTTTTGGTTTACC aaggaaCAATTTGTACAGAAGATCATTTGCGGTAGCTGTTGGGAGCGAATCGACGACTTTCATCGGTTTTACTGCGAGGTCGAAAAGACTCATTGCGGACAGTTGGTGGAGGTGAAGGTGGAAGTGCAGGAGGATGATGAAGGCGGGAAGAAACCGGTCATACAGATGGACGACGACGATGAGGAACCATTCAATGAGGTGTTTGCCGAAGCTTTGTGCAAAGTGGAGCACAAGGAAGTTAAGAGCTCGGAGGGAGAAGATAGGGAAGATGATGACGATGAAGAAATGGATGATGAAGAggacgatgacgacgatgaaGAGTTTGATGCTGCCAAGGATGTGAAAGAATCTGAATCGGAATCGGATCAACCGTTGGCAAAGCGAAGAGCACAGAGGAAGAAGCCGCGACGGAAAGTTTCTAGTAGTAATACAAGGGGACGAAACTCGTATTCATTGCGTTGTAAGCTTTGTGACGACGAAGGAGAAGCTGCTGATGTGTATGCGACGTTTTATCGACTCAAGAAGCATTTCCAAGAGGTGCACAAATGTCCGGCTTTCGCCATATGCTGCAAGCGGAAATTTACGAACCGGGAACATCTATCCCGCCACTTCCGGACCTTTCACGATAAGTCTAAGTCTAAGGACAAAAAAATTAACGACGAAAAGAAACTGGCCAAACGGTGCGCGGAATGTAACGTGTACTTCAAGGACGAAAAAGGGCTGGCCAAACATCTGTTCCTAATGCACACGCCGGACGAGCACAAGCAGTTCAAGTGTGACCTCTGCATGAAGGCGTTTGCCGACGAGGAACTGCTCCGGATTCATGTTAATTGGCATTTCCAGGTGCAGCAAAAAGATCACTACTGTGAACTGTGCGACCGATACTTTGTGGGAGCTTACAATTTGAAAACTCACATAGAAAAGCACCATTTTTCAAAAGTTGCCACGGAACAGGATAAGGCTGACACGGAGCAGGAGAAAGCTGTTTCGGATATTCAA CCAGCAGCCAACAATGCCGATGATGATGCATCGAACGACTCGGACCAATCGGAGTCGGAAGCCCCGGTAGTGAGCGGTCGCAAATGGACACCGGAAGCCATAGCTAAAGAAGAGGAAATCATTCACAAAGTTCTCACCCTGAACTGTATCGTTTGCAACGAGGAAGCCGCTACGTTCCAGTTACTGAAAAAGCACTGCCGGGAGAAGCATGGTCAAAAATCAACCAAAGTCTTTTGCTGCGAGCGTTCCTTCGGCCGGAGATCTCGTTTGTACGAACACTGTCTGAGTGTTCATGTACAACCGGACGCTTTCGAGTGCGAACACTGCGGTCGACGGTTTACGGAAAGCTCCGGACTTCAACATCACAAGTGGTGGATGCATACTCCCGCCTCGGAGCGACCCTTTAAATGTGATATCTGCGGAAATACTTTTATGAAGGAGTATCTGCTGAAGCAACACATCCAGCGCCACGTGGAACAGGAACGTAAATCATTCCAGTGCAAGGAATGCGATCGAACCTTGTCGACCGCTTTCCAACTTAAGGCTCACATGCAATCCCTGCACGGTGAACCCAGCAATTGGGTTTGTGATGTGTGCGCCAAAGGATTCCCCCATCGGTCACTGCTGGAACAGCACCGTTTGGCACACACTCCCGAGGGTTTGGCCAAGATCAGCGAGCAGTGCAAGAAGTGCAACAAGTGGTACAATAGCCGGAAGAGTTTCGTCAAGCATCGACGCCGCTGCGGAGTGCACGAACCGGTCAAGTGCGAATTTTGTCCCCACGTGGCTGTCAACGATTTGGCGATGAAGTCCCACCTGAAGCTACGGCACACAAATCGACCCAAATATCCATGCACCTACTGCGGGAAGGAGTTCTCCCGGGAGTTGCGATTGAAG GAACACGAAGCGAACCACGCCGGGATCGTGCTTTATAAGTGCGAATACTGTCCACGTATGTGTAATTCAAGCTCGAATATGTATACGCACAAGAAGGTGGCCCATCCGGAACAGTGGGCCCAGAAGATGGCCGCTCGCTATGCACCTCCGCCGGCGGTAGCTGCAGCTGCGGCCGCAGCTGAGGTGTTGCAATGA